The nucleotide window CTTGTTACAGCAACTCGGGTGAACAGGAGAAGGTTTGGCTGGCAACTCCAAGACAGCCACTGAGAACAGCCGTGAAGAAGAAGTCTGAACGGAGCGTCAAGGGGAGGAGTGCAGCAGCGTCTCCTCGAGCAGGGAACGAAGGTGCCAAGTCTCTGCTCAGGACAACAAGTGCTCGGGTTCTAGTTCGGCCCTCGGCTCTGTCAACAGAATGGTTTTCTCAGCAACTCTAGCAGCTTCGCCAGAGGGTGTCTCCTTCTCAGGTACGCACAACAGCATCAACCGAGGGCAGGGAATCTAACTGTGAACCTCCACTCTGCTCGGGAAGGAAGGAAACTCGACAGCAATGCTCCCACCGATCAACAGAAACCTTCGGACCCCTGTTCTCTCTGAAACCTACGTCTTTTGGTTTGAAGGAAGCTCTGGTCGTCGCGTCTCCTCCACGGCAACACCAGCAAACTCGAGACGGATGGGAGAAAGGGGTCTGTCCCGGCTCAGAGTGTGAGGGAGGAGGACTGTGCAGCTGCTCGCCCGATCAACGAAACCCCAGCTATCGGGTCTCCTTTCCACCGTCTTCAGCAGAGCCTTAACGCCTTCTCCTCAAGATCACAGCAAGGAGCTAGTCACAGCAGGGATTATCAACAATAAGGAAAGCACAGGTGAGAGGGGAGAGGAATGCACCAGGCGGGGTGCTTGTCCTGAAGAAAACTCGTTCGGGAAAGCTTGAGGCAGAGCCTCTGTTCAAGTAGTCGTTCGAGGGTTTTGGCTGCGAGCGAACGACGTCTACCAGGAAGTGGCAGTGATGTCCAGCTGATTCTCGTCGATCCGTTGCTGTTCAGAGGGCACCAGCACGCTCAGAGGAAGGATGAACACCAAGGAGATGAAGCACGATGCCGTGGAAGCTCAGTTCGTCGAGGAGAAGACCACCCGAACTTGGATTACACAATTTCTGCAAACAGGTTACCCGCCAGACCTTTGCTGCttcaaaaaatccccaaaattcGTAGGGAGCtccaaaaatgctgaaatttggcTGAGAGGAAGCCAACATCCAGGGGATTAGACGCCCCAAAAATGGAGGCCAACCGAGCACTTCAGGTCCAAGTCGTTGAGCCCCGAAGTTCGCCAGAAAATCTGAGTCGCCCAAGAACAGCGTTTCTATTTTCTCAGCAGAATCCAACCTTCCGAACTTCAAATCGGACAAACCACGAGGAATCTCGCCATGAAACCGGTATGGAtggaaagataattaaaaaacgAAGAGTTCTAGAGTTAAAACATCACCAGATCCAAAGGGAATCCGAAGATAGAGCCGGATCTTGGGTCGCAGCGGTGACAGGCGGTGAAACTCGGAAATCACCGCCGATTTTCGCCAGATTCCGTCCGGGATCTCTCACGCCGCCATCCACTGTCGGATCTTCGCGAAACTTGGTGGGTTGAAGCGCACGGATGTTAGGAAGAGAATGGCACCGGAGTTGTGATGATCTGACGGTCGGATCTCCGGGAAAGTCGTTGGAAACAGGAAGAGGTTGGTGGTGGAGCTTGTCAGGAACCAACCGGCgtgttcttgcttttccggcgtcgattctccaccaaatccgaaagttccaaaagcaaacttgtagcTGACTTCGAGTGGAGTGGAAGCAAAAGCCCCAAAAGATCTCGCCGATTTGGAGTCCGATCGAGGAGAAAGAAGCGTCGACTTGCTGAGGCCTGCACGCTTTCTATTCTGCCTGAAACTTCTCCTTATCGCAGAAATCTGTCGTTGAGGAAGACCAGAAGCTAGAACGGTCGTCTAGACGCGTTCTCCTTGGCTCGCCAAGCCCACCCTCTCGGTTTGGTCGTGATCACCAACCGGCGATGGGTTCGCAGTTCGTGTGAGTTGGGGACGACGACGGAGGTTGAAGAGCCCGCCGGTTCTTCAAACCTGTGAGCTCCCGGTGGAGAAACACTAGAGGAGgttgagaagaggggaagatcacCGCTGTGATCTTCGGTTTCAGAGAAAGAGCTTGAACAAGCTCTCGGGTGAAGAAGGAGGCGGCCCCTGAAGAcgcttctctcattcaaaaacatTACTCAAAATCCATTACATAACTTACCCGAGCACTGTAGCATTATCTATTTATACTGTAACGCGTACCGGGACGGTCTAAGTCTCGTCCCAGGTCGGCGCATGAACCGGGTCGATACACCAACGTATCGAGCTAAACTCCTAGAACTAGGAACCGGTTTCAGAAAACCGATTCGTTACAAAAATCGAGCCGTCTCGGTCCGTCTCAGTCACTGAACCGGTTCGGTCTAAAGGGTGGATCCTGATCCACGGATCTGCTCTGTCGCTCCTGCTCCAGGACCCGCTCCGAATCTGACTGAATCTGGATCAActgttcgggtctggatctcctGTATCGAATCCATGGTCAAACCTGGTCCGCTGCGCACCTCTGGTCAAACCTGTCTGTGCTCTGGTAAACGGACCGCTGGGCTCGATCAAATGGAATGAACTGGGCTCGGTGGTGCTGAGATGGGCTCGGGGGATAACCTCCCTAGCCTTTCTGAAGGCATCTGGAACACGAACCATAGCCTCACAATGAATCTCGGCAGGGGCTGGGCAAGGCTGTCGGTAGAAAATAACCTCCCTGTGATTTTCGAGAGGGGCTAGACGGTGACTGCGGCAATCCTGCATCGCCCGGTGGAGCTCGGCGCTCGTCCTGCGCGTGGCAGAGCCTGGCGCGGCCCGCTCGGCGGTCTCGCCCTTGCCCGACTGGCCTGTCGGCATCCGGCGTGCGGCAGCGCTTGGCGCGGCCTGGCGCGCGGCGACACCCTGTCTTGGCTGGCCCGGCAGCGTCGTCTGCCCTTCTCGGCGCCTGTCTCCTCTGCGGCCAATGCTGTCGGCCGTCTGTCTGGCCTGGGCTGCGGCAGCTGGCTCGGCCACGCCTGTCTGCACCTCCTGGTCACTCCGGCGCTCGTCCTGGCTGCGGCCAGCGCTCCAGCCCTCGGCAGCTCGCTCGGCCACGCCCGGCAGCCTCTCCTGGTCCACCCGGTGGTCGTCCTGGCCGCGGCCAGCGCCCTCGTCCTCGGCAGCTGGCTCGGCCACGTCCGGCAGTGCCTCCTGGCCGTCCTGGCAGTCGTCCTCCACGCAGCAAGCTCGTCCATCGTCTGCGGCTAGCTCGGCCACGTTCGGTGGCTGCGAGGCAGCCTCGGCCGACAGTGGCTGGTCTGGTAGGGCCGTGTGGTGTGCTGCGGCGCTGGGTGGAGCGTCTTCAGTGCTATGACCTGCATCCACAAGGGTTAGTACAGCCCCTAAACCTCATACGTCGTATGGCCTCGTCACACCCTCACTAAGCCTCTCGGGCTCTCCTGGCGACAAAGGGATTGCACAGTCGAGCATTGCGTTCCGGGTCGTGGGTAGTAGGTGGCATTCGGCAGCGAGTGAGGCTTAtcccggcctagtcctaggCAGGGCCGTATCAGGCCCTCTCAACAGACAACAAGAACAAAGACGGGAGCAATCAAAGAGAAGAGAAGCATACTAGAGGATCAAAATATATTATGAAGTTTTCTATAGCCCACAACTTCTTGTCTTTAGAAAGTGCCCAAAAATACTTTGAGAACAAATGCATTTAATTAGTAACTGGATCACCTTTCCCTATGCGTTTCAAATTTCTTTGGGGCCTCAACTATACGTTTAGATTTCTTAAccttaaacaagaaaaatgatctATGCCTTGACAATCAACTAAGGATCAATGACTTGTCCATGTTTTCGAAACATTTTTGGAAGACTAGcaattttgcctttttttttttaggaaaacaTTACAAGCGTCTCTAACCACTTAAAGAAAAGTCATCACTTACCGAAGGAGTTCTTTGTGGTCTGTACACAGCATAAGAACAGTACACCCCCCGTTGCGCGATAACGATTACTGCTTGTAAAGTTGAGAGGaatgatgttgatgatgcccGGAAAGCTCATGGAATGGACGAAGGGGAGGAAAGTGGGAAAAGTTGGGAAAGAGAAACTTTATTGGTGaaagaaataataacaaaagacaaaaatacgtgagaagggaaggaaaaaatataaaggcaTTTACCtcactataaaaaattaaaatcctcaTTCTATCTTCGAATTATGGGGGGAAAATATCAGAAATCTCAAATGACCAATAACATCATTTGAGAGATTAAACTGCAAAAGAAGACAGAACCCTCTCACTTATACAcataccaaaaaaaatatagtgTCCACTTGCTACAAATATTAATCACCTAATACTTGCTACCAATATTAATCACTTAATATAGTTAGTTATTGATCAccttatatatttctttcttacACTTGCTAGGAAAGGCAACCAGTAAAATATAGCGTCCATCAAGATCGTTATTATGGTGTCTCTTTAGGATGAGTGAAAGGGAATCCACTACGAAGTGAGAGGCCCAAGCCTTCCATCTTTGGCGAGACTGGGGCAACCTGTTTTTAAGATTGGGTGTCATCTCCTTTTAAGAAAAACACCAGACCCTACCCTttccaataaaaataaaaggatcAGGGGATACTTATTTTTGTGAAGGGAACACTCTCTATCcggttttcaaaaaaatgattttttattggtTATGCAATTTGGGATTAGAGTACCTTTATATAAAAAGATTGACCAGAATTTTAAAGAATATCCTGTTAAAAGAACCGTGAAATCGAAAGACATATCCTGTCAAAAAATAAGAGCAAgttattatatattaatttaaagGAAGAGCTCGGTGCCTGAGTACGTCTCTTTCTCTTAAACAAACTAATTGAACTTTGTGCCAACATTGTAACATAACGGTATTGTAGCTGAATCGGTTTGTTCACCAATTAACACAGCATGTTGACCGATGCGTATCGTTAAATACAGTTCGATCTTATGAATTTCAAAAAGAGGTTAGGGAAAAAGAATTGACAGTTGAAGAACAGCCAGGATTTCCGGACGACTGAAGAGAAATTTACTCTGCTGGTTGCTTTGAAAATGTTTTACTATGATATAACAAAACCAGCGCATCATATATACTTCTATTTTCGTCAAAACCGAAGAACACCGGTTCATTAGAAAGACTAAGAGATAACAGCAAGTACTGCAACAGCTAGAAGATGAACCACAAAATACAGACGACTTCATGAACTAAACAGGCCTTGTTGCTTAAGATCAAGGCCTACGAAAAATACGTAGAGACAAAAAAGGAGCTTTTGATGCATGGTTTAACATTCTCTACTTAATTTATTCCAGCTAGAGCTCTGCTGCAGCTTCTTCCAAGTCCTAACAGCAGTAAGCAGAAGGCGAGACATGTTCTAGTAATGAATGACGACAACATTATACTCAACAACCGCAGTTTGGCTAGTGAAGGAATGAGTCCTCGCTATTGCATAGCCGCGAGCGAGCCGGAAGGTGCCGGTTCCTCCGACCACCGGCATCTCCCTCACCTTGTGAAAAACAGCATTCCTTCCCAGTATACTAAGGGTGCTTCCTTTGTGCTCTCCGTCCAGAAACACGTAATCAACCGCCATGAGCAGGCTCGATTCTTGCAGGCTCGACAAGGCATAGAGTCCTTGAGCTCTGCCTATCAATTTCGAAGTCGGGTCTGGGCCTTCCGTCAGGGGGTCGTCCATCATCCTGATAAGGCCAAACTGGGTGGCTGAAGCGTTTGCTGTCGGCGCAGCTCTGGTTATGGACACTGCAGTTTGGTTCTGCCCACTGACTGTGTCGTGGAAGTAGAAATGAAGGTGGCTTACTCTCTGTGCGCCCAGAGATTTGGGTGCTTGAAGGTCTTTCCGGAACCAGCTGCCTCTTTTGGCAGCAGCAAACTGGAGACTAATAAGGGTGAAGAAGATAAGAAAGAGTGCAGCATTTCTAAGTAGCTTGACCATTATGCCTGTGAGGTTTGGTGTTGCTAAGAATACTGCCTACTATGGCTTTTACTTATACagtctcttgctctctctccctctctcaacgAGTACATAgacacatatataaaatatgaattGGAAAAAGTTACTTATTTGTTTTTAtgcctcatttttttcaaagtcatcattaatttttcattttgtttttttaccatCGTTGCCTTTCTCAaaagagtttttctttttttttctctctttaccCACGCTTCCTCCCACTCTCATCATTACACCCACCGTCTATCctcatatcattcattttctgTGTCGCTTTTATCTCTCCTCACCCACGCTCTTCCTCCCTTATCATCTTTTCTCTCACAAccgttttccttttctcctctcACTTTCTACGGAAGCTTAATCAAATGCCATTAAGGTCATGCGGGTCAGATGCCTACCTCTAGTTTTGAGCTCTCAAAAACCCTATGGTTGGAGTGATAACCCTATGGTGAGAGTGAGggttttgatttttccttttggcTCGAGTGATGGTTCCTTGGTTCTTTGCTTAGAACCCTCGCTCATGCTGCTCAAAACCAAGAACCCTTCTTGCTGAACCTTTGTTTGATGGCTCACTTGCCCACTCGCTTCATTGACAAAATCTATgatctgtttttttctttttaaaaaaaaaagtttttgtctTTTGCTTTATCTTTAGAGAACTCTAAAACTCTCATTATCACGCATATCAGCTATCTCTACTAGAAAATAtagcaagaaagaaagaaatcgtcataaatgagttaaatgagtccGACTCGAGTGAGGCTAAGTTCCTTCATTGTCAACCGAGTCGAGTTCAGGCTAACTTTTAAAGGCACAGCAAATGCTTAAGTGCTTTTGTAAACAAACAGGACAAGAAAAAGGGACTCTCTCCCCATCAacctttcctctctttcaatcGACGTAATTGATGTCTCAATTTCTCCTACATTCTAGTTTCTCTTCTCTTGCATTCTCCCTCCTTCATGCCCTCCTCTCCCTCCATTCTCTTGCATCCATACATCTTTTCTTAAATTTCTGaattctctctctatttctcttctaTTAGCCCTCTTTCGGCCTGCTCTTCTCCCCTCCCAGGTAGCAAGGAAACCAGCCAACAAAAACTGAGGCTTACTCATCCATCTGAACTACATGATCGGGCAGTTAGGCTTGATGATAAGCTGGGTACTTGTCCAGATGACTGCATGAGGCATTTGGCATAAATGCCTCTCTTTGCCTCTGATTCTTTTGGTTCTCTTTGTCCATCTTGGTTGATATCTCCCTTGTCCACAGTATCACTGTTCGCTTGACGTTGGCCAGCCTCATTGAGTACTCACCACCTGCTGGAGCAGCCGATTGCTTCATAAGCTGCTGGAGCAAAGATCTGGGAAAATGATGTGCGCTCCCAATCCCATTTGTCCTAACAAACTTACGTATTCTATTTCTGCATTTGCTAACCATGCTGAGTGGGATTAACTGTTTCTTTGTCATTTCTATAAATTTGCTTGAAGATTTGATAGACAGAATTATGAGAACTATTGGTTTAGCTAATTACtcttcttttcaaatatgactttttgtctttttttttttttgcaaatttcattttgttaagATTTGTTCTCGTTATGGATAAATTGTGGGAGCTATCTTatcttcaaattgaaattttttaactaTACTCATCTTTGTTCATTGTGTGGGATTCTGAGAGATGGGATTTGACTTGTCAATACGAGGTCTGACCGTTCTTGGCATCTTTACTAAGGGTAATCAAACAAATGACAAAACTAAATGTTCAGTTTTATAAGTCTAAATGTCATATTAAACATAAGAAAGCAAATGTAccctaattttgaaattatgTATGCTTAAAACTTTAAGTAGATCTCAGAAATAGACTTATAAATAATAAGAATTCAGTCTTGATGTCAGTTCATGTTCAAATAATCATATATTAGTGCAAATCGATGTTCAAAATTTAATATGATGTATGCAAAAACTTGGTCATGTAGACCAGGAGTCTGGTCTCTACTTGGACTTGAGTATAGGATGAGGACCTATCTAGAGAAAATAGGATCTGTACCCAAATCTTGTAATAAGTAGGAGAGAATCTTGTATTCACTTGAAATATGAGACATCATAAAACtctaaaatatcatatcatgttatggaaattcatgattcaaaatccaaGGTCAATGATTGAGTAAATGTGATCTTGTATTCACAATTGGATCttctaaaattctaaatttgtgagaatagattcaaatttgatgatTACATGGTTCAAATTTCTTCTATGGAATATAATCCTAAGATTATGATCCAAAGTTCATTATGTAAAATCTATAATCCACAATCCAAAACTTGAGATCcatgatccaaaatctaagatttgagatccaaatcctaTATATTCATGACCTGAAATTTGTGATTCAAGACTCATTATgtgaaatttgataaaaaaatatgaagtccaggataaaaaaaaatattaagatcCAAAATAGGAAATCCATAATAGGAAATCAATAATTTGACAAttatgatccaaaatccaagaccGAAGTTATAAACTCCAATTCTTGAGA belongs to Nymphaea colorata isolate Beijing-Zhang1983 chromosome 13, ASM883128v2, whole genome shotgun sequence and includes:
- the LOC116267141 gene encoding dirigent protein 1-like; translation: MVKLLRNAALFLIFFTLISLQFAAAKRGSWFRKDLQAPKSLGAQRVSHLHFYFHDTVSGQNQTAVSITRAAPTANASATQFGLIRMMDDPLTEGPDPTSKLIGRAQGLYALSSLQESSLLMAVDYVFLDGEHKGSTLSILGRNAVFHKVREMPVVGGTGTFRLARGYAIARTHSFTSQTAVVEYNVVVIHY